A segment of the Fibrobacter succinogenes subsp. succinogenes S85 genome:
TCCGATGGCAGGTCGCAAAGCGAGCATGAACGTTGCCGGCGCATTCGCCATCATGGCATTCTGCCTCCGCAGTAACGCAAAGTAACAGACAAGGAAAAAAACTTATGGGTGGTTAAGGTTGGTGAGTCGGCCGAACCACCCCTTTGTTTTATATGTTACGCTTTTTGTTTTATATAATTCAAATTTTTAAAAAGACAAAGTCCAAAAACTTACATTTTTATTTATTTTAAAGATTTTTGTTTTATACCCATTGTCTTTTTCATTCATTTACTTTATCTTTGGGGCATGTTCAAATCCGTAATCGAATACCAGGACTATCACCAGTATATCCTGGACTACTACACCGAACGGAAGCGTTGTTCCGCTTTCACGTGGAGAGAATTTGCAAAGATTGCCGGATTTGCATCGGGTTCTTATCTCAAACTCGTGAGCGACCACAAAACACGCCTTGTCCAAGAAGGCGCCCGAAAAACAGCAATCGCCATGGGATTACTCGGCTATGAATACGACTACTTTATGCTGCTCGTGCAATATGAAAACGCCAAAAACGACCAGCAGAAAAAGAAATGCTTCGAAGCCATGCAAGAAATCACATCGGCGCACAAAATCAAGTTGCTCGGCAGCGAATCGTACGCTTATTACGAATCTTGGCTCCATTCCGTAGTCCGCGAACTCGCTCCCAACATGCCTGGAGCAAAGCCGCTCGAAATTGCAAAAGCCATCCGCATCCCAGTCACTGCCGCCGAAATCAACGACAGCTTAAACTTTCTTTTAAAGAATAAATTTTTGACCGTTGACGAAAACGGCAACTACCATCAAAGTGACAAATTGCTCACGACAGGCCGTCTCAACTTCGTCTCCATTCCAGTGCATTCGCTCATACGGCAGATGGGCGAATTCGCCTTGCAAGCATTCGACGACCTCCCCATCTCCGAAAGGTTCTTCAGCGGCCTCACGATGGGCGTCACCGAAAAGAGCTATAAAAAGGTTATCGAAGAGCTTAAAGAATGCCGCCGGAAAATTTTTACAGCAGTCTCCGCCGAAGACGAAACCGAAAAAGTTTGCAGGTTGAACATCCAACTGTTCCCATTAACAAAGAACATCAAGAAACGCGCCAGCGAAAATCC
Coding sequences within it:
- a CDS encoding TIGR02147 family protein translates to MFKSVIEYQDYHQYILDYYTERKRCSAFTWREFAKIAGFASGSYLKLVSDHKTRLVQEGARKTAIAMGLLGYEYDYFMLLVQYENAKNDQQKKKCFEAMQEITSAHKIKLLGSESYAYYESWLHSVVRELAPNMPGAKPLEIAKAIRIPVTAAEINDSLNFLLKNKFLTVDENGNYHQSDKLLTTGRLNFVSIPVHSLIRQMGEFALQAFDDLPISERFFSGLTMGVTEKSYKKVIEELKECRRKIFTAVSAEDETEKVCRLNIQLFPLTKNIKKRASENPKQADENAETTKGTEV